The Chitinophagaceae bacterium nucleotide sequence TTTTGCCTTACCCTTTCTGTTTCTGCACAACAGAAAATCGATCCCTCAAAAATTGAAATAGTACGTGACAGCTTTGGCGTGCCACACATATTTGCCAAAACTGATGCAGAAGTAGCTTATGGTTTGGCATGGGCCAATGCCGAAGACGATTTTAAAAGTATACAGGAAGTGATCTTGCCCGTTAAAGGTTTAATGGGAACTGTGCAAGGCAAAGAGGGTGTTGCCGGTGATTATGCATTTGCGTTATTTCGCTGCAAAGAAATTACACTGGAGAAATGGAACACCCTCACTCCTGCTTTTTTGAAATTAATTGATGGTTATGTACAGGGGATCAACGCTTATGCAAAAACTCATCCAAATGAATTACTGCATAAAAAAATCTTCCCCATTACCATGCAGGAATATATTTCTTCTACAGTTCTTGCACTGACGGTTTTCAATGGCGCTGATAAAGCATTGATGGCTATTTTCAACAATAGTGAAGATGTTGTTGAGGAGCTGAATAAAAAAGGAAGCAATGCCATTGCCGTACATCCATCCAAAACAAATACAGGTGAAGCATTTCTGCTGGTGAATGCACATCAGCCCAATACAGGATCGCAGGCTTTTTATGAAGCACATATTAACAGTGAAGAAGGATTGAATGTAACGGGTGGATTACTTGCCGGCGCCCCCTGCATCTTACATGGCACAAATGAAAATCTTGGTTGGGCACATACGGTTAATTACTGCGACCGTATGGATGTGTTTCAGTTAGAAATGAATCCAGCCAATTCCAATCAATACAAATTTGATGGTGAATGGGTTGATCTTGAACAGAAAAAAATTAAACTGCATATCAAAGGCATTCCAATTGGAATCAGCAGAACAGTTTACTGGAGTAAGTATGGTGCAACCATGAAAAACAAACAGGGATATTTTTCTATCCGACTTGGCGCTGATATGGATATCCGTTCACTGGAGCAATGGTATTACATGGACAAAGCAAAAAACTTCACGGAATTTTACAATGCCATTAAAGATCAGCGGCTCTCAATGTTTAATATAACTTATGCTGATAAATACGACACCATCTTTTATGTAAACAATGGATTGATCCCGGCAAGAAACCCTTCACCGGAATATAACTGGAAGAAAACTGTTCCTGGCAATACATCGAAAACATTATGGACATCGTTCAGAAATTTCAATGAACTGCCGCAATACATCAATCCGAAAAGCGGTTACCTCTTCAACACAAATCACTCTTCTTTTTTAGCAACAGGAAAGAGTGATAATCTCAATCCAAACAAATTCCCTGTTACTGATGGCTGGGAAATGCATGATAATAACAGAAGCGTTCGTGTGGCCGAACAAATGCCTGAAGGAAAGCTTGATTTTGAAACATTGAAAAAAATAAAATTCGACAGGCAATTACCTGCAAAACTCCGTTACCCTCATGATATTGACAGTATGTTTTTGTTATCTGTTACCGAGTTTCCGCAATATGCTTCATTGATAAATACATTCACGGCATGGGATAAGAAAGGAACTGCCGACAGCAAAGGTGCTGCTATCTTTTTACTGACATACCTGCACTTATCAAAAGTGCTCACTGGCCGTACTCCCGGAAAAATTTCAAAGGCTGAAGCAGTTGAGACTTATAAATATGTATATGATTATATGATGAGCAATTTCGGCAAGACTGATCTTGCATTGGGCGATATTCAAAAACTTGTACGTGGTGATAAAGAATGGCCACTATGGGGTTTTCCTGATCTGCTCTCTCCTCAATGGACAGCTCCGTATAAAGATGGAAAGTTGAAATCAATTGGTGGTGATGGGTTAATCATGTTCATCCGTTTTAAAAAAGAAGGATTGCCCGCAATTGAAACAGTAAACATGTATGGCGCTTCTGCTAAACCCGGCAACAAACATTTTGATGACCAGGTGGAAATGTATTTACAGCAGAAGACGAAAAAGATGACCTTGAATAAAGAGGAAGTGTATCAACATGCCGAACGGATTTACCACCCGGTAAAATAAACCTGCATTAAAAGAATGGATAAAATCAATACACCGATTTCAGCGAGCCATTAGTCCAGGTTGCAAACGAATTGTTTGTTTCATACAACTTCAGTTGCGTAAGTTTCATTTCAGCAGGTAATTTTCCCCTGATGATGCGTTGCATATAAAGCAATAAGTTTTCAGCTGTTGGTTCAGCTTCCCATACAACTAAATTTTCCTGTGTTTGAACATGCGGATGTTTTGCCAGGTAACCTGTTGATAAAAGTAATTTGTGATCTAATATATCAATCACAGAAGTGTTCACAATACTTTTCAGTTCTTTAAAATCAAGTATAAAGCCTGGAGCAGGAATAAATTCATCCCCCTGATCATCTGATCCGACAGTTACATGCAATTCATAGGAATGACCGTGGATATTTTTGCAAACTCCATCATACCCATCAATGGCATGGGCCATTTCAAAATGAAAAATTTTAGTAAGTAATAACATTGCTGATAACAGATCTGAATGAAGTACAAAATTATCTTTAATTCGGCTGAGAGTTTAGCTGCAGCAGAAGACATTCATTAGTTTTTCAGCTAATTATGGTCAGGAAAAATAAAGGGCAGATAACCATCTGCCCTTTATTTCATCGTAAACTGAGTGCTTTTTTATTTCATCCATTTTACTGTTCCCATTTTCACATCTCTTGAATTGCCGCCAATCATCACCTGGAAATCTCCGGCCTCCCAATCGTATTTGAGGTCGTAATTATAAAATTTCAGGTCATTTGGAGTAATTCTGAAACTGACTGTTCTTGTTTCGCCAGCTTTCAAATCAATCTTCTGGAACCCTTTCAGTTCTTTCACCGGTCTCGTTACAGAACCAATCAAATCACGGATGTATAACTGAACAACTTCTTTACCATCAACTTTACCTGTATTGGTTACAGTAACAGTTGCGGTTAATGTTTGATTTCCTTTTAATGAAGTGCTGCTCAACTTCACATCACCATAGCTGAAATTGGTGTAGCTCAATCCAAACCCAAACGGATAAACCGGCTCATTACTTACATCTAAATAATTACTGCGGAATTTTTCAAACCATTTTCCTTCAGCCAATGGGCGACCTGTATTTTTATGGTTGTAGAAAATCGGCACCTGTCCAACATTCTGTGGAAATGTT carries:
- a CDS encoding penicillin acylase family protein — protein: MKFYSLACFLFCLTLSVSAQQKIDPSKIEIVRDSFGVPHIFAKTDAEVAYGLAWANAEDDFKSIQEVILPVKGLMGTVQGKEGVAGDYAFALFRCKEITLEKWNTLTPAFLKLIDGYVQGINAYAKTHPNELLHKKIFPITMQEYISSTVLALTVFNGADKALMAIFNNSEDVVEELNKKGSNAIAVHPSKTNTGEAFLLVNAHQPNTGSQAFYEAHINSEEGLNVTGGLLAGAPCILHGTNENLGWAHTVNYCDRMDVFQLEMNPANSNQYKFDGEWVDLEQKKIKLHIKGIPIGISRTVYWSKYGATMKNKQGYFSIRLGADMDIRSLEQWYYMDKAKNFTEFYNAIKDQRLSMFNITYADKYDTIFYVNNGLIPARNPSPEYNWKKTVPGNTSKTLWTSFRNFNELPQYINPKSGYLFNTNHSSFLATGKSDNLNPNKFPVTDGWEMHDNNRSVRVAEQMPEGKLDFETLKKIKFDRQLPAKLRYPHDIDSMFLLSVTEFPQYASLINTFTAWDKKGTADSKGAAIFLLTYLHLSKVLTGRTPGKISKAEAVETYKYVYDYMMSNFGKTDLALGDIQKLVRGDKEWPLWGFPDLLSPQWTAPYKDGKLKSIGGDGLIMFIRFKKEGLPAIETVNMYGASAKPGNKHFDDQVEMYLQQKTKKMTLNKEEVYQHAERIYHPVK
- a CDS encoding 6-carboxytetrahydropterin synthase, whose amino-acid sequence is MLLLTKIFHFEMAHAIDGYDGVCKNIHGHSYELHVTVGSDDQGDEFIPAPGFILDFKELKSIVNTSVIDILDHKLLLSTGYLAKHPHVQTQENLVVWEAEPTAENLLLYMQRIIRGKLPAEMKLTQLKLYETNNSFATWTNGSLKSVY